The sequence below is a genomic window from bacterium.
GTGCCCGAGGGCGGGACCCCGCCGGTTCACAAATTGGAAGATCCCGAAAAAATGCCAGAAAAGAAACCTGGATGACCCTTTTTTGCAGGCGTGGAGTGGGCCTTTTCGTCTTGTTGGGGGTCGCAGCGTTTTTCCGGTTTTTCCGCCTGACGAACCTTTCGGGCTGGCCTCGTTTCGATGAGTCCCTCCATGCAAGCCTGGCCTTGCGACTGTCCCGGCATTGGGATTGGGTCTTGCGGCACATGGATACCCAAAGCCTCCCTTTGAACGCCTGGTTGACCGCCTTGTTCTTCAAGCTGGCCGGGGCCTCCTTTACTTCCCTCTGGATCCTCCCGGCATTGGAGTCCTTGCTGACGGTCCTTTTAGCGTTCTGGGTGGCCGAACGTTTCCTGGGAGAAAGGGCCGCATGGCCTATCGCGTTTCTCCTTGCCACCTCCTTCTGGGCGTCCTATGTGGCCCGGTTCTCCATGCAATCCAACACCATGCTCCTGGTTGAATTGATGGGCCTGCATCTCCTGGGATCGTTCCTTGACCAAAAAAGCGGTCCCCGATCTTGGGTCGGAGCCGGGGCCCTGGGACTGGTGGCGGCGGCGGGGTTTTATTCCTATCCGGCCTATTATCCGGTCGGGGTCCTGATCGTCTGGATCGTGGCGGCCAGGAGCGGTTGGGGCCTGGGTCCCTGGAAAGGTTCTTTTTGGACCTTTGTCCTGGTCCTTGGAGTGGCCATGTTGCCTTTGGCATGGGACCTGGCGATCCAGGGTTCGGGGAACTATCTTCACGGCATCTCGGTCCTGGGAAATCCATGGGGTAGGGACCAATGGAAGATCGTCGGTTCCTACCTGGGTTCGATCGCCCTGTTCGAACCGAAAGAGGGGGATTATTTGCCGGTGGGAGGCCCTTTTTTGAACTATATGCTGGGCCTGCTCTTCCTGGCCGGAACCTGGAAGGCCTATGCCCGGCGTAAAGAACCGGCCGTCCTTTTCTTGGCGGCCGCGTTTTTGCTCTCCTTGGTACCGGCGCTCCTGACCCGCAGCTTGGAATATCTGCGTCTTTCGGCGGCCATGCCTTTCGCCTTCGCTTTTTGCGGTTTGGGTCTGGAATGGGTTTGGCGTGAGGCGCGTGGACGGCGTCGCTGGGTCCTGGTGGCGATCCTTTTACTTTCCTCGGCCTGGGAAGGTTGGCGGCTTTTCGCCATCTATCCCGGCGAATGGTCCACGCCCAGTTCCCGGTGGGCGGAGAACATAAAATCCGTCCGGGGATATCGGGCCTACCAGGTCCTGCGCCATTGGGAGCGGGAGAAGGGCCCCGGGAGCTTCTTGGCGAACCTGGGAACCCAAGTCCTGGATCAGAGCCTGGCTTTTGCCACTTTTTCCACCGATGCATGCCGATGTCCGGTGCCGGGCGGCCCCCGATGGGTGGCGGTCATCGTCAATCTTCATTACCGCCCTTTCCTGACCCATCGTTTCCCGGAAGGCCGTGCCTACGGATTGGACTGGGAGGGCCGGGGGCGCTATGGAGGGGACATGATTTTCGTCGTACCTCCGACCGACGGGAACAGCCACGATCTTCAACACTGGGTCCGTCTGGACCGGGAATTGGCCCACAGCACGGAGATGGTCCTGGAACGGTCGGTGTCGGGGCCCAGGTCCGCGATCCTGAAGGAATTGAGTGACCGCGCACCGATGGCTGGAGCGGACCCTTTCCTGGCCTCCTGCCTTTGGGAAAAGATCTATACCCAACTGAACTATGAAGTCGCCTATGGGGAGAGGCCGATGAAGGATGACATTGGGCCCCTGATCCTTACCCTTCGCCGGGCCCTTTCGGAGGGATATCCATTGGCCCACCTTTATAATGAACTGGGAAGCCTGGAGTGGAGAGCCGGGCTTATTCCCGAAGCGAAGAAAGCCTTCCGGGCGGCTTTGGCGGCTCCTTTGAACCGGACGAAAGCCGCCCAGCACTTGCGACAAATAGAACTTGAAACGAGGTGAGGAATATCCTGACTTATTTGGATCGCCATAACCCTTCGACTCGCTTTGTTCGCTCAGGGCGGGCCGATCGGCCGCCATTCCGGTCACAAGAACGGGGATCGTTCCAGCCATGACCTACCTCGACTGTCATAATCACACCGCCGAATGGTCCGACGGACGCCAATCCATCGAACAGATCCTGGCCCGCGCCAAGGAAGAAACGGTGCGGGTCGGTCTTTCCGATCACACGGGCCTGGGCGATTATCTCAATTCCAACGACCGTCTCCTGGCTTACGCCGACTTCCTGTCCCAATATCCCGTGGCCCGGGGATTGGAGATGGACCTGGGGCGCAGTTTCGTGCTGGCTCCGGAGACACGGAAGAAATTCGACTATATGATCGGCAGCGTCCACGGGATCACCCTGAACGGCCTGCGGATCGGCTTCAGCCCCCTCATCAAATTCCTCAAGGGGGGATTGCCCGATTACAACCCCAACCAGCAGATCCAGGATTGGGACCTTTTCTTCAAGACCCATTTGGAGGTCCTCCGTAAGGAGTTCGCCGAGCAGGGTTACAGCATCCTGGGCCATTGCACCATGCTCCCGCCCCTGGCCCTGGGGAAGCCGGAGGCGGTCTTCCCCGAGTGGTGGGAGGAGGAACTGATCGCCATTCTGTTGGAACACAACGTGGCCATGGAGGTCTCCAACCGCTGGTTGACACCCTATGACCGCCTGATGGAGAAGGCGGTGAAGGCCGGGGTGACCTTTTCCGTGGGGTCCGACGGCCATTCGCCGGAGAGGACCTGCGACCTGACCTTTCCCAAGGAAATGCTCGCCAAATTCGGGGTCCGGGAGGACCGGGTCTTCGATATTCAAAGGAAGCTCAATTGAACCACGAAGTCGCGAAGGGCACGAAGAAGGTCCGGATGATGGAATGGTTCGGGGATCCACGGGGATCTTCTTCGCCTTTCGGGGCGCCTTGGCGTCTTGGCGGTGAAAATGGCCTCTGAACTCATCTGCGGCGCGGTGGCCATCCTGGGCCGGCCCAACGTGGGCAAGTCCACCTTCCTGAACGGGGTCCTCAAGCAACGCCTGGCCATCGTCTCCCCCAAACCCCAGACCACCCGGGGTTCCATGGCGGGCATCTTCCAGGACGCCGAGGCCCAGATCGTTCTCTATGACACGCCGGGCATCCACCAACCCAAGAACGACCTTTCCCATTTCATGCTCCGGCAGGTCGAGGAGTCCCTGGAGGGGGCCGACGCGGCCCTATTCCTCGTGGACGCCAAGGAGGGGCTGACCGACGAGGACCACTTGGTG
It includes:
- a CDS encoding glycosyltransferase family 39 protein encodes the protein MRLSRHWDWVLRHMDTQSLPLNAWLTALFFKLAGASFTSLWILPALESLLTVLLAFWVAERFLGERAAWPIAFLLATSFWASYVARFSMQSNTMLLVELMGLHLLGSFLDQKSGPRSWVGAGALGLVAAAGFYSYPAYYPVGVLIVWIVAARSGWGLGPWKGSFWTFVLVLGVAMLPLAWDLAIQGSGNYLHGISVLGNPWGRDQWKIVGSYLGSIALFEPKEGDYLPVGGPFLNYMLGLLFLAGTWKAYARRKEPAVLFLAAAFLLSLVPALLTRSLEYLRLSAAMPFAFAFCGLGLEWVWREARGRRRWVLVAILLLSSAWEGWRLFAIYPGEWSTPSSRWAENIKSVRGYRAYQVLRHWEREKGPGSFLANLGTQVLDQSLAFATFSTDACRCPVPGGPRWVAVIVNLHYRPFLTHRFPEGRAYGLDWEGRGRYGGDMIFVVPPTDGNSHDLQHWVRLDRELAHSTEMVLERSVSGPRSAILKELSDRAPMAGADPFLASCLWEKIYTQLNYEVAYGERPMKDDIGPLILTLRRALSEGYPLAHLYNELGSLEWRAGLIPEAKKAFRAALAAPLNRTKAAQHLRQIELETR
- a CDS encoding PHP domain-containing protein; amino-acid sequence: MTYLDCHNHTAEWSDGRQSIEQILARAKEETVRVGLSDHTGLGDYLNSNDRLLAYADFLSQYPVARGLEMDLGRSFVLAPETRKKFDYMIGSVHGITLNGLRIGFSPLIKFLKGGLPDYNPNQQIQDWDLFFKTHLEVLRKEFAEQGYSILGHCTMLPPLALGKPEAVFPEWWEEELIAILLEHNVAMEVSNRWLTPYDRLMEKAVKAGVTFSVGSDGHSPERTCDLTFPKEMLAKFGVREDRVFDIQRKLN